Proteins encoded by one window of Arachis ipaensis cultivar K30076 chromosome B04, Araip1.1, whole genome shotgun sequence:
- the LOC107635585 gene encoding importin beta-like SAD2 — MDLPSLAVVLQAALSPNPNERKAAEQSLDQFQFAPQHLVRLLQIIVDNNCDMGVRQVASIHFKNFIAKNWSPLESDAPEKILQSDKDLVRDHVLVFVTQVPPLLRVQLGECLKTIIHSDYPEQWPHLLDWVKHNLQDQQVYGALFVLRILARKYEFKSDEERTPVYRIVDETFPHLLNIFNKLVQIANPSLEVADLIKLICKIFWSSIYLEIPKLLFDQNIFNAWMVLFLNVLERPVPVEGQPTDPELRKSWGWWKVKKWTVHILNRLYTRFGDLKLQNPENRAFAQMFQKHFAGQILECHLNLLNVIRVGGYLPDRVINLILQYLSNSISRNNMYTLLQPRLDILLFEIVFPLMCFNDNDQKLWDEDPHEYVRKGYDIIEDLYSPRTASMDFVSELVRKRGKENLHKFIQFIVEIFRRYDEAPVEYKPYRQKDGALLAIGALCDKLKQTEPYKSELERMLVQHVFPEFDSTQGHLRAKAAWVAGQYAHINFSDQNNFRKALHCVVSKIRDSELPVRVDSVFALRSFIEACKDLNEIRPILPQLLDEFFKLMDEVENEDLVFTLETIVDKFGEEMAPYALGLCQNLAAAFWKCMNSAEADEEADDPGALAAVGCLRAISTILESVSRLPHLFVQIEPTLLPIMRRMLTTDGQEVFEEVLEIVSYMTFFSPTISLDMWSLWPLMMEALADWAIDFFPNILVPLDNYISRGTAHFLTCKEPDYQQSLWNMISSIMADKNMEDNDIVPAPKLIEVVFQNCRGQVDHWVEPYLRITVERLHRTEKSYLKCLLIQVIADALYYNAALTLSILQKLGVATEVFTLWFHLLQQVKKSGVRTNFKREHEKKVCCLGLTSLLALPADQLPGEALGRVFRATLELLVAYKEQVAEAIKEEEAEDDDDMDGFQTDDEDEDVNGSDKEMGVDAEDGDEADSMTLRKLAEQAKSFRPNDEDDDDSDDDYSDDEELQSPIDEVDPFVLFVDTVKAIQSSDPSRFENLTRTLEFNYQALANGVAQHAEQRRAEIEKEKLEKLSAATAS, encoded by the exons ATGGATCTTCCTAGTCTCGCTGTTGTGCTCCAAGCTGCTCTGAGTCCGAATCCCAATGAACGTAAAGCAGCTGAGCAGAGTTTGGATCAG TTCCAGTTTGCGCCTCAGCATCTGGTGAGGTTGTTGCAAATCATTGTTGACAACAACTGTGATATGGGTGTACGTCAAGTTGCTAGCATTCATTTCAAGAACTTTATTGCGAAGAATTGGTCCCCTCTTGAATCTG ATGCCCCAGAGAAGATATTGCAAAGTGACAAAGATTTAGTGAGGGATCACGTCCTTGTGTTTGTGACTCAGGTTCCTCCTCTATTGAG GGTGCAACTTGGTGAGTGCTTGAAAACAATTATACATTCTGATTATCCTGAGCAGTGGCCCCATCTTCTCGACTGGGTGAAGCACAATCTTCAGGATCAACAAGTCTATGGTGCCTTATTTGTGCTGCGGATTCTTGCCAGGAAATACGA GTTTAAGTCAGATGAGGAGAGGACACCAGTTTATCGCATCGTTGATGAAACATTTCCTCACCTTCTCAATATATTTAATAAGCTTGTCCAGATTGCCAATCCATCGCTTGAAGTGGCAGATTTAATCAAACTCATATGTAAAATATTCTGGTCATCAATATAT TTGGAGATTCCAAAGTTACTGTTTGATCAAAATATATTCAATGCTTGGATGGTACTGTTTTTAAATGTATTGGAGAGACCTGTCCCAGTGGAAGGCCAACCTACGGATCCTGAGCTTAGAAAATCATGGGGTTGGTGGAAGGTCAAGAAATGGACAGTTCACATCCTTAATAGGCTCTACACTCG ATTTGGAGACCTGAAGCTTCAAAATCCGGAGAATAGAGCATTTGCACAAATGTTTCAAAAGCATTTTGCAGGACAGATTTTGGAGTGTCACTTAAATTTATTAAATGTTATTCGCGTTGGTGGCTATTTACCCGACAGAGTTATCAACTTAATCCTTCAATATCTAAGCAACAG TATTTCAAGGAACAACATGTATACTCTGCTACAGCCTAGGCTTGATATCCTCCTTTTTGAAATAGTCTTCCCTCTTATGTGCTTTAATGATAATGATCAAAAGCTTTGGGATGAAGATCCACATGAATATGTGAGGAAAGGCTATG ACATTATTGAAGATCTGTACAGTCCGAGGACTGCGTCCATGGATTTTGTGAGTGAGTTAGTGAGAAAACGTGGGAAAGAAAATCTTCATAAGTTCATTCAGTTCATTGTGGAGATTTTCAGAAG GTATGATGAAGCTCCTGTAGAATACAAGCCATATAGACAAAAAGATGGTGCCCTTCTTGCCATTGGGGCACTCTGTGACAAATTGAAGCAAACTGAACCGTACAAATCTGAACTTGAGCGTATGTTAGTTCAACATGTTTTCCCTGAGTTTGACAGTACTCAAGGGCACCTTAGGGCCAAG GCTGCATGGGTTGCAGGACAGTATGCCCATATTAACTTCTCAGATCAGAACAATTTCCGAAAAGCATTGCACTGTGTTGTATCCAAAATCCGAGATTCTGAACTTCCTGTTCGAGTTGATTCAGTATTTGCTTTGCGATCATTCATTGAAGCTTGCAAAG ATTTGAATGAAATCCGTCCTATTCTTCCTCAGCTCCTTGATG AATTTTTCAAACTGATGGATGAGGTTGAGAATGAGGACCTTGTATTTACTTTGGAGACAATTGTGGACAAATTTGGGGAAGAAATGGCACCATATGCTCTTGGGCTGTGccaaaatttg GCAGCTGCATTTTGGAAGTGCATGAATTCTGCAGAAGCTGATGAAGAAGCCGACGATCCAGGTGCTCTAGCTGCTGTTGGCTGTTTGCGTGCCATAAGCACAATCCTCGAGTCAGTGAGCAGGCTTCCTCACCTTTTTGTTCAAATTGAGCCAACTTTGCTTCCCATAATGCGTAGAATGTTAACAACTGATGGTCAAG AGGTTTTTGAGGAAGTTTTGGAGATTGTATCGTATATGACCTTCTTCTCTCCAACAATATCATTGGATATGTGGAGTCTTTGGCCATTGATGATGGAAGCACTTGCAGATTGGGCAATCGACTTCTTTCCAA ATATTTTGGTTCCTTTGGACAACTATATTTCAAGAGGAACTGCTCATTTCCTTACTTGTAAAGAACCTGACTATCAACAGAGTCTGTGGAATATGATTTCATCT ATCATGGCAGACAAAAATATGGAGGACAATGATATTGTGCCAGCTCCAAAACTTATTGAAGTTGTCTTCCAGAACTGCAGAGGACAGGTGGATCATTGGGTTGAGCCATATCTTAGAATCACAGTTGAACGTTTGCATCGAACCGAGAAATCGTATTTGAAATGTCTTCTCATACAAGTG ATTGCAGATGCTCTTTACTACAATGCAGCACTTACCCTCAGCATATTGCAAAAGTTAGGTGTTGCAACTGAAGTGTTCACTCTCTGGTTTCATTTGTTGCAACAAGTCAAGAAGAGTGGTGTACGCACTAATTTCAAAAG GGAACATGAGAAGAAAGTTTGCTGTCTTGGTCTTACATCTTTACTGGCACTCCCAGCCGATCAATTGCCTGGCGAGGCTTTAGGCAGAGTGTTCCGTGCCACACTTGAACTTCTAGTTGCCTACAAGGAACAAGTTGCAG AAGCTATAAAAGAGGAAGAagctgaagatgatgatgatatggATGGTTTTCAAACAGATGACGAAGATGAGGATGTCAATGGTTCTGACAAGGAAATGGGAGTTGATGCTGAGGATGGGGATGAAGCTGACAGTATGACCCTTAGAAAGTTGGCTGAGCAG GCAAAGTCATTCCGACccaatgatgaggatgatgatgattctGATGACGACTATAGTGATGATGAGGAGTTACAGTCCCCAATTGATGAGGTGGATCCTTTTGTTTTATTTGTGGATACAGTCAAAG CTATACAATCATCAGACCCCTCCAGGTTCGAGAACCTTACCCGCACACTCGAGTTCAATTATCAAGCTCTCGCCAACGGCGTTGCCCAACATGCTGAGCAGAGAAGAGCAGAGATTGAGAAGGAAAAGTTGGAGAAGTTATCAGCTGCAACAGCCTCTTAA
- the LOC107635586 gene encoding WD repeat-containing protein VIP3: MKLAGIKSVENAHDDSIWAATWLPSTASRPPLLLTGSLDETVRMWRSDELVLERSNTGHCLGVASVAAHPLGSIAASSSLDSFVRVFDVDSNATIATLEAPPSEVWQMRFDPKGAVLAVAGGGSASVKLWDTNTWELVATLSIPRPEGSKPTDKSGSKKFVLSVAWSPDGKRLACGSMDGTISVFDVQRGKFLHHLEGHYMPVRSLVYSPYDPRLLFTASDDTNVHMYDAEGKALVGNMSGHASWVLCVDVSPDGAAIATGSSDKTVRLWDLAMRASVQTMSNHTDQVWGVAFRPDGRGGRLASVSDDKSVSLYDYS; encoded by the exons ATGAAACTGGCGGGGATCAAATCGGTAGAGAACGCTCACGATGATTCCATTTGGGCTGCCACGTGGCTCCCCTCAACCGCCTCCCGACCGCCGCTTCTCCTCACTGGCTCTCTGGACGAGACTGTCAGGATGTGGCGCTCTGACGAGCTCGTTCTTGAGCGCAGCAACACGGGTCACTGCCTTGGTGTAGCCTCAGTTGCCGCTCACCCCCTCGGCTCCATCGCCGCCTCCTCTTCGCTAGATAGCTTCGTTAGGGTCTTTGATGTTGATTCCAATGCCACAATTGCTACTCTCGAGGCTCCTCCTTCTGAAGTCTGGCAAATGCGCTTCGACCCTAAG GGTGCTGTTTTAGCCGTTGCTGGTGGAGGTAGTGCGTCGGTCAAGCTTTGGGACACTAACACATGGGAACTCGTTGCTACTTTATCAATTCCTCGTCCAGAAGGATCCAAACCCACGGACAAAAGTGGCAGTAAGAAGTTTGTCCTATCAGTTGCTTGGAGCCCTGATGGCAAGCGGCTCGCTTGTGGCTCAATGGATGGCACGATTTCTGTCTTTGATGTTCAGCGTGGCAAATTTTTACACCACCTTGAGGGTCACTACATGCCAGTACGGTCTCTTGTTTATTCTCCTTACGATCCAAGGCTACTATTTACAGCCTCAGACGACACTAATGTCCACATGTATGATGCTGAGGGGAAAGCTTTAGTTGGCAACATGTCGGGTCATGCTAGCTGGGTATTGTGTGTTGATGTGAGCCCAGACGGGGCTGCCATTGCTACAGGTTCGAGCGATAAAACTGTAAGACTATGGGATCTTGCCATGAGGGCGTCCGTGCAGACAATGAGCAACCATACAGATCAAGTGTGGGGAGTAGCATTTAGACCGGATGGACGAGGTGGTCGCCTTGCTAGTGTATCGGATGATAAGAGCGTATCCTTGTACGATTACTCCTGA
- the LOC107637422 gene encoding ATP-dependent DNA helicase PIF1-like, which translates to MGGFFFLYGQGGCGKIFLWSTISCSIRSKGGKSSCKVNIQAKAKLITWDEAPMISKYYYEALDKCLRDILRCSDSYNAHLPFGGKVVVLGGDFRQILPVILRDSRQDIIQSSINSSYLWHNCKVLKLTKNTRLSLGENNNIQELRNFAEWLLKIGDGLAGDTTDGESIVYIPSDILIKNSETVLDDLIDFVYPNMLSNLSVEIYFKDRAILAPTLDFCVTDVNNKMIAGLPGQEIVYLSSNSVCAEEGNMELELDAFSPEILNGINCSGLPPHKLVLKVGVPVMLLRNIDQTNGLCNGTRMQVRRMGNHVIECKTLTGNKVRSIVLIPRVNLIPNNETLPVRFQRRQFPIIMSFAMIINKSHGQTLLKLPRPVFIHGQLYVTLSRVTSKDDLRVLLQDHGHLEDNCMMNVVYREVFKSL; encoded by the exons ATGGGTGGATTTTTCTTCTTATACGGTCAAGGTGGTTgtggaaaaatatttttatggtcAACTATATCATGCTCAATTAGGTCTAAAGGAG GGAAGTCCTCTTGCAAGGTTAATATCCAAGCTAAGGCCAAATTAATCACATGGGATGAAGCTCCAATGATAAGTAAGTATTATTACGAAGCTTTAGATAAATGCCTCAGAGACATCTTAAGGTGCTCAGATTCGTATAATGCTCATTTGCCATTTGGAGGTAAGGTTGTTGTTCTCGGAGGAGATTTTAGACAAATTTTACCTGTAATTCTCAGAGACTCAAGGCAAGATATAATTCAGTCTTCTATTAATTCTTCATATTTGTGGCATAACTGTAAGGTTTTGAAGCTTACAAAAAACACGAGATTGTCACTAGGTGAAAACAACAATATACAAGAACTCAGAAATTTTGCAGAATGGCTACTCAAAATTGGTGATGGTTTGGCTGGTGATACAACAGATGGTGAATCGATCGTTTATATACCATCTGACATTTTGATTAAGAACTCTGAGACAGTTTTGGATGACCTCATTGATTTCGTGTATCCAAATATGTTATCCAATTTATCCGTTGAAATTTATTTCAAGGATAGAGCAATTCTTGCACCAACTTTGGATTTTTGTGTCACTGATGTCAACAACAAGATGATTGCAGGGCTACCTGGACAAGAAATAGTCTACTTAAGTTCAAACTCTGTGTGTGCTGAAGAGGGAAATATGGAACTTGAGTTAGATGCTTTCTCGCCGGAGATTCTAAATGGAATAAATTGTTCAGGTCTACCACCACACAAGTTGGTTCTGAAGGTTGGCGTTCCTGTTATGTTGCTACGGAATATAGACCAAACTAATGGTTTGTGCAATGGAACGAGGATGCAAGTTAGAAGAATGGGAAACCATGTGATAGAATGCAAGACTTTAACTGGTAACAAAGTTAGAAGTATTGTTCTTATCCCAAGAGTGAATCTAATTCCAAATAATGAAACATTGCCGGTCAGGTTTCAAAGAAGACAATTCCCAATTATCATGTCATTTGCAATGATAATAAATAAGTCCCATGGACAAACTCTATTGAAACTTCCAAGGCCAGTTTTCATCCATGGTCAATTGTATGTTACGTTATCAAGGGTAACGAGTAAAGATGATCTGCGAGTGTTGTTGCAAGATCATGGACACTTGGAAGATAACTGCATGATGAATGTGGTATATAGAGAAGTTTTTAAGAGCCTATAA
- the LOC107635583 gene encoding dirigent protein 9, producing MANGFCIFFFLFTIFSVAYSARNLDEINPQPQQPVGNLPGPGVATIPSVTTGPVPTTPQITPVVAATPATATATATGPATGDSGVEDANAGTGIEVTNAGPPVASPANKGTPAELPQPQAQVPAIPEATPQSKEPSLSFFMHDILGGSQPSARVVAGIIASTDVTGLPFSKANNNIFPISGGIPLVNPKLNGIITNNNLPLLVGLSGGQASPVFKNSGTGNTVTGSSTQPFITAGNLPAGLTVQKLMFGSVTVIDDQLTEGPELGSAVIGKGQGFYLASSLDGSSKTIVLTILMHVESENHNNGIEDTISFFGIHRTASTESEVAVIGGTGKYENAKGYATVETLLKEDQHTTDGVDTILNFNVYLSE from the coding sequence ATGGCCAATGGTTTTTGCATCTTTTTCTTCCTGTTCACAATATTTTCAGTTGCTTACTCCGCAAGAAATCTAGATGAAATTAATCCCCAACCCCAACAACCCGTAGGCAATCTACCAGGACCTGGAGTTGCTACCATTCCTTCAGTCACAACAGGACCAGTTCCCACCACACCCCAAATAACTCCGGTCGTAGCCGCAACCCCAGCCACAGCCACAGCCACTGCCACTGGTCCTGCAACCGGAGATTCAGGTGTTGAAGATGCCAATGCGGGCACAGGCATTGAAGTTACCAATGCAGGCCCACCAGTGGCTAGTCCGGCCAACAAGGGAACTCCGGCCGAACTTCCACAACCACAAGCCCAAGTCCCGGCCATCCCTGAAGCAACACCACAATCAAAAGAGCCGTCACTTTCTTTCTTCATGCATGACATCCTTGGAGGATCACAACCATCAGCCAGAGTAGTGGCCGGAATCATCGCGAGCACCGATGTAACCGGCCTACCATTCTCAAAAGCCAACAACAATATCTTCCCAATAAGTGGAGGAATCCCACTAGTTAACCCCAAACTCAATGGAATCATCACCAATAACAATTTGCCACTCCTTGTAGGCCTAAGTGGTGGACAAGCCTCCCCTGTGTTCAAAAATAGTGGTACCGGCAACACGGTTACAGGAAGCAGTACCCAGCCGTTTATCACGGCTGGGAACCTCCCGGCCGGGTTGACGGTCCAAAAACTCATGTTTGGCTCTGTGACTGTGATTGATGACCAATTAACAGAAGGGCCAGAGCTAGGTTCTGCTGTGATTGGAAAGGGACAAGGATTCTACTTGGCTAGTTCATTGGATGGTTCAAGCAAAACAATTGTGCTTACAATTTTGATGCATGTTGAAAGTGAGAATCACAACAATGGAATTGAGGATACTATAAGTTTCTTTGGGATTCATAGGACTGCATCAACAGAATCTGAGGTAGCAGTGATTGGTGGAACTGGTAAGTATGAGAATGCTAAAGGGTATGCTACTGTGGAAACACTTCTCAAGGAGGATCAGCACACCACAGATGGGGTTGATACCATACTCAATTTCAATGTCTATCTTTCTGAGTAG
- the LOC107635584 gene encoding histone-lysine N-methyltransferase ATX2, with translation MAFLPQPRESAEPEDCEETIVTTATAATTARAIAAAEEDNGTIDVHTTRGATIRYLPLDHLYSATSPCSGSSNVMSKKVKARKLTPHFHQNDDVSAKTTNCNNNGDDDAENVSTDSSVVAVPPNDVDSNDDKPPLIFVYSRRRKRGGSDSTTASFYNSLSGRAGKDPAERVAAKKRKIGTTELEKLGVDLGALGVLDNGPRLRECRISNNDGGGGGVSVEKLVSESRTVKRWVGLSFDNADPEAFIGLRCKVFWPMDIKWYAGHVKGYDIETKIHHVKYDDGEEENLILSNENVKFHISREEMKRLNLSYGKVRDSNVSDCDVEEMLAMAASLNDCQQFEPGDIVWAKLTGHAMWPAVVLDESLARKCKGLNTLGGNSVPVQFFGTHDFARVRLQQVKSFLSGLLTELYTKCNKTSFFDSMEEAKRYLNEQKLPSEMLALQKGCTADDRKNVTGEDGQCTDSGEDSLSDKEPSIALENIKFPLEVGDLQIISLGKVVEDSSSFCDGKSIWPEGYTAVRKFTSVTDAKVSAAYKMEVLRDPESKERPLFRVTVDGGEQFNNHTPSACWTQIYQRINKLERDGSEASVAEDRVESGYESGTDMFGFSNPEVAKLIQGLSKSKVSSKKSSLKLGSRRYNDLPVGYRPVHINWFDLDKCNVCHMDEEYETNLFLQCDKCRMMVHARCYGELESVNGVLWLCNLCRSGDPPPPCCLCPLIGGAMKPTTDGRWAHLACAMWIPETCLADVKKMEPIDGLNRISKDRWKLLCSICGVSYGACIQCSNNSCRVAYHPLCARAAGLCVELENEDRLYLLSVDDDEEQCIRLLSFCKKHRQPSNEHSVANERIVRAAGPCSDYEPPPNPSGCARSEPYDYFGRRGRKEPEVLAAASSKRLFVENQPYLVGGYCQHGLSNELEPSGRGVFPQVHRLRTSLGDDSGDILSISEKYKYMRKTFRKRLAFGKSRIHGFGIFAKHPYKGGDMVIEYTGELVRPPIADRRERFIYNSLVGAGTYMFRVNDERVIDATRAGSIAHLINHSCAPNCYSRVINANGDEHIIIFAKRDIKQWEELTYDYRFFSIDERLSCYCGFPKCRGIVNDTEAEERATALYAPRNELIDWRGE, from the exons ATGGCATTCCTTCCACAACCACGTGAATCAGCAGAACCCGAAGATTGCGAAGAAACCATTGTCACAACCGCAACAGCGGCAACTACAGCTAGAGCAATAGCAGCAGCAGAAGAAGATAACGGAACCATCGACGTTCATACAACAAGAGGCGCAACCATAAGGTACCTTCCATTGGATCATCTCTACTCTGCCACGTCACCCTGCAGTGGCTCCTCCAACGTCATGTCCAAGAAAGTTAAGGCTCGCAAGCTCACACCGCATTTTCACCAAAACGACGACGTTAGCGCCAAAACGACGAACTGCAACAACAACGGTGATGATGATGCTGAGAATGTTTCTACTGATAGTTCTGTTGTTGCTGTCCCGCCGAATGATGTTGACAGCAATGATGATAAGCCACCGCTAATTTTTGTTTACTCTCGGCGGCGAAAGAGGGGTGGTTCTGATTCTACTACTGCGTCGTTTTACAATTCACTATCGGGTCGGGCTGGGAAGGACCCGGCGGAAAGGGTGGCTGCGAAGAAGAGGAAGATTGGGACCACCGAGCTGGAGAAATTGGGAGTGGATTTGGGCGCGTTGGGAGTGCTTGACAACGGGCCTAGATTGAGAGAATGCCGCATTAGTAATaacgatggtggtggtggtggcgttTCAGTGGAGAAGTTGGTATCTGAATCTCGTACAGTGAAGAGATGGGTTGG GTTGAGTTTTGATAATGCTGACCCTGAGGCGTTCATTGGGTTGCGATGCAAG GTGTTTTGGCCAATGGATATAAAATGGTACGCTGGCCATGTCAAAGGTTATGATATCGAAACTAAGATACACCAT GTTAAATATGATGATGGCGAGGAAGAAAATTTAATTCTTTCAAATGAAAATGTGAAATTTCATATCTCCCGCGAGGAGATGAAGCGCTTGAATTTGAGTTATGGCAAAGTTCGTGACAGTAATGTCTCTGATTGTGATGTTGAAGAGATGCTTGCGATGGCTGCAAGTTTGAATGATTGTCAACAATTTGAACCTGGAGACATCGTATGGGCTAAGCTAACAG GCCATGCAATGTGGCCAGCTGTTGTTCTGGATGAATCACTTGCACGCAAGTGCAAGGGTTTGAATACATTGGGAGGAAACTCAGTTCCTGTCCAGTTTTTTGGCACCCATGACTTTGCAAG GGTTAGACTGCAGCAGGTGAAATCGTTCCTAAGTGGACTTCTTACTGAACTATACACAAAGTGCAACAAAACCAGTTTCTTTGACAGTATGGAAGAGGCAAAGAG GTATTTAAATGAACAGAAACTTCCCTCAGAGATGCTAGCGTTGCAAAAAGGATGTACAGCTGATGACCGTAAAAATGTAACTGGAGAGGATGGACAGTGTACAGATTCAGGAGAAGATTCTTTGAGTGACAAAGAGCCTTCCATAGCACTGGAAAACATTAAATTTCCCTTAGAAGTAGGAGACCTACAAATTATAAGCCTTG GGAAAGTAGTTGAAGATTCTTCATCTTTCTGTGATGGAAAATCCATCTGGCCTGAAGGGTACACTGCAGTGAGGAAGTTTACTTCAGTCACTG ATGCTAAAGTATCTGCTGCTTATAAAATGGAGGTCCTGAGAGATCCAGAGTCCAAAGAACGACCTCTATTTAGAGTGACAGTTGATGGTGGTGAGCAG TTCAACAATCATACACCATCAGCTTGCTGGACCCAAATATACCAAAGGATAAATAAATTAGAAAGGGATGGTTCTGAAGCTTCTGTTGCGGAAGATAGGGTAGAAAGCGGATATGAATCTGGGACTGATATGTTTGGTTTCTCCAATCCTGAAGTGGCTAAACTAATACAG GGATTATCCAAATCCAAAGTTTCTTCAAAGAAATCAAGTTTGAAGTTAGGTTCCAGAAGATATAATGACCTACCTGTTGGTTATAGGCCGGTTCatattaattggtttgatcttgaTAAGTGCAATGTCTGCCACATGGATGAG GAGTACGAGACCAATCTGTTTCTGCAGTGTGACAAATGCAGGATGATG GTGCATGCTAGATGCTATGGAGAACTGGAATCTGTTAATGGAGTGCTATGGTTGTGCAACTTATGTCGATCGGGTGATCCTCCACCACCTTGTTGCTTATGTCCACTAATAG GAGGGGCAATGAAGCCTACAACAGATGGCCGATGGGCACATTTGGCTTGTGCTATGTGGATACCTG AGACTTGCTTAGCTGATGTCAAAAAGATGGAACCTATTGATGGTTTGAACAGAATCAGTAAG GACCGCTGGAAGTTGTTATGTAGCATATGTGGTGTATCTTATGGTGCTTGCATCCAA TGTTCAAACAATTCTTGCCGAGTAGCATATCATCCACTTTGTGCTCGTGCTGCTGGTCTTTGTGTTGAG CTTGAGAATGAGGACAGGCTCTATCTACTTTctgttgatgatgatgaagagcaGTGCATTCGACTGCTTTCTTTTTGCAAGAAACATAGGCAGCCATCTAATGAACATTCTGTTGCCAATGAACGAATTGTTCGAGCTGCGGGTCCATGTTCTGACTATGAACCACCACCCAACCCATCTGGATGTGCTCGAAGTG AACCATATGATTATTTTGGCAGGAGAGGACGGAAAGAACCTGAAGTTCTTGCAGCTGCATCGTCAAAACGTTTGTTTGTTGAGAACCAACCATACCTAGTAGGTGGGTACTGCCAGCATGGGTTGTCTAATGAGCTAGAACCTTCTGGCAGAGGAGTCTTCCCCCAAGTACATAGGCTGAGGACCTCTTTGGGTGATGATTCGGGTGACATACTTTCTATTTCAGAGAAATACAAGTACATGAGGAAAACTTTTCGCAAACGGCTAGCATTTG GGAAATCAAGAATTCATGGATTTGGCATATTTGCAAAGCATCCATATAAAGGTGGAGACATG GTGATTGAATACACTGGTGAACTTGTTAGGCCTCCCATAGCTGACCGGAGAGAGCGCTTCATATACAATTCTTTGGTG GGTGCTGGAACATACATGTTCCGGGTTAATGATGAACGAGTCATTGATGCCACTAGAGCAGGAAGCATAGCTCATTTAATTAATCATTCTTGTGCA CCGAATTGCTATTCGCGAGTTATTAATGCTAATGGGGATGAGCATATTATAATATTTGCAAAGAGGGACATTAAACAATGGGAAGAGCTTACATATGATTATAG ATTTTTCTCAATTGATGAGCGGCTTTCTTGTTACTGTGGTTTCCCAAAATGCCGAGGTATAGTTAACGATACTGAGGCAGAAGAGCGAGCTACTGCTCTGTATGCACCTCGGAACGAGTTGATAGATTGGAGAGGAGAATGA
- the LOC107637421 gene encoding uncharacterized protein LOC107637421 produces MASQSSRASRFRSDAKELLCGHGERPVLRTSSTNDNPGRRFWGCVYYEVQDGCDFFRWADPEPGAVQKEVEFARNRRKITKLKARLKELETKLWVVAALCFAGWVGFLFLFLQNHYNLKQPNGMHLGYR; encoded by the exons ATGGCTTCCCAGAGCTCAAGAGCCTCACGTTTTCGTTCAGATGCAAAGGAGTTGCTCTGTGGCCATGGTGAGAGGCCGGTTTTGCGAACTTCGTCGACGAATGATAACCCTGGACGAAGATTTTGGGGTTGTGTATACTATGAG GTTCAGGATGGGTGTGATTTCTTCAGATGGGCAGATCCGGAACCTGGAGCTGTTCAGAAAGAGGTTGAATTTGCAAGAAATAGGAGAAAGATAACGAAATTAAAGGCAAGATTGAAGGAGTTGGAGACGAAGCTTTGGGTTGTGGCTGCTCTATGTTTTGCTGGGTGGGTGGGGTTTCTGTTCTTATTCCTGCAGAATCATTACAACTTGAAGCAGCCGAATGGAATGCACTTAGGTTATAGATGA